One Dehalococcoidia bacterium genomic window carries:
- a CDS encoding NADH-quinone oxidoreductase subunit B family protein, giving the protein MPGERPMRPHQIRDDPAHAISDVVPEELRQQVKELRPAVDVGRGKAPYRQLLPGVIQAPADWLIAWGRKGSLWPLTFGLACCAIEMIATFMARHDLDRFGVLPWPSPRQADVLIVSGTVTKKMAPAVKLLYEQMPHPKWVISMGACATNGGPYSRYDRVLQGVDKIIPVDVYVPGCPPRPEALMDAILALQKKIMEERGQVGR; this is encoded by the coding sequence ATGCCAGGGGAGCGCCCCATGCGACCACACCAGATAAGGGATGACCCGGCCCACGCCATCTCAGACGTGGTCCCCGAGGAGCTGCGGCAACAGGTGAAGGAGCTGCGGCCCGCTGTGGACGTGGGCCGGGGCAAGGCGCCCTACCGCCAGCTCCTCCCGGGCGTCATCCAGGCGCCGGCCGACTGGCTCATCGCCTGGGGGCGCAAGGGCTCCCTCTGGCCCCTCACCTTCGGCCTAGCCTGCTGTGCCATCGAGATGATCGCCACCTTCATGGCCCGTCACGACTTGGACCGCTTCGGCGTCCTGCCCTGGCCCTCCCCCAGGCAGGCGGACGTGCTTATCGTCTCGGGCACCGTCACCAAGAAGATGGCCCCGGCCGTCAAACTCCTGTATGAGCAGATGCCCCACCCCAAATGGGTCATCTCCATGGGCGCCTGCGCCACCAATGGCGGCCCCTACAGCCGTTATGACCGTGTCCTTCAAGGGGTGGACAAGATCATCCCCGTAGACGTCTACGTGCCCGGGTGTCCGCCGCGGCCGGAGGCCCTCATGGACGCCATCTTGGCCCTCCAGAAGAAGATCATGGAGGAGCGGGGCCAGGTAGGCAGGTAG
- a CDS encoding NADH-quinone oxidoreductase subunit N, translated as MRWDWSLLAPEYVLAGWAALVVTVGLWGRVRASWLGYLSAVGALAATATSLIWLGDRANFGGLLDIDSYTTFFRVTFGLIAVAVCLMSARYVEAHLRHPGEYYGLVLVAVIGATYMAAARELLTAYISLELLSFSLYVLTSFAKMELRSNEGGLKYMLLGAFSSAIFLYGLGLVYALARTTQYGDIAEALAGDLTGLRGLALLGLVLVVAGLGFKVSAVPFHMWAPDAYEGAPMPVTAFISAISKAAGFALFLKVMVQAFLPLHEDWRPLLAALATVTMLLGNLVALHQRNVKRLLAYSSIGQVGYLLAGIAALSPERMDAASAVVLHLAGYVISNLAAFACAIVYYNWTGEEDIYGYRGMAERAPFLALTFSISLFSLAGMPLFAGFVTKFVLFQAIAEEGMVWLAAVAVFASFVSLYYYLMVMRQMYVVEPAEGGRFRVPWLEYGLVAVLVVAIFVVGLGPQPLFNAAQEAVSLVYQGAPAALAVRP; from the coding sequence ATGAGATGGGACTGGTCTCTCCTGGCCCCTGAGTATGTGCTGGCTGGGTGGGCGGCGCTGGTAGTGACGGTGGGCTTATGGGGTAGGGTGAGGGCCTCCTGGCTGGGCTACCTATCGGCCGTGGGGGCCCTGGCCGCCACCGCCACCTCCCTCATCTGGCTAGGTGATCGGGCCAACTTCGGGGGCCTTTTGGACATCGATAGCTACACCACCTTCTTCCGGGTGACCTTTGGTCTTATCGCCGTGGCGGTATGTCTTATGTCCGCCCGGTATGTGGAGGCGCATCTGCGGCATCCTGGGGAATATTATGGGCTGGTGCTGGTGGCCGTCATCGGCGCCACCTACATGGCGGCAGCGCGGGAGCTTCTTACGGCCTACATATCGTTGGAGCTCTTGTCGTTCAGCCTGTATGTGCTGACCTCCTTCGCCAAGATGGAGCTGCGGTCCAACGAGGGGGGCCTTAAGTACATGCTCTTGGGGGCCTTCTCCTCGGCCATCTTCTTGTACGGGCTGGGGCTGGTGTATGCCCTGGCCCGGACCACCCAGTATGGGGATATAGCGGAGGCCCTGGCGGGCGATCTCACGGGCCTGCGGGGCCTGGCCCTCCTTGGGCTGGTGCTGGTGGTGGCGGGGCTGGGGTTCAAGGTCTCGGCCGTCCCCTTCCATATGTGGGCGCCTGATGCCTACGAGGGAGCGCCCATGCCGGTGACGGCCTTTATCTCGGCTATCTCCAAGGCGGCGGGCTTTGCCCTCTTCCTCAAGGTGATGGTCCAGGCCTTCCTCCCCTTGCACGAGGATTGGCGCCCCCTCTTGGCGGCTCTGGCCACCGTCACCATGTTGCTGGGCAACCTGGTGGCCCTGCACCAGCGCAATGTCAAGAGGCTATTGGCCTACTCCAGCATTGGCCAGGTGGGGTATCTGCTGGCGGGCATCGCCGCCCTTTCGCCGGAGCGGATGGACGCTGCTAGCGCGGTGGTGCTGCACCTTGCCGGATATGTCATAAGCAACCTGGCGGCCTTCGCCTGTGCCATCGTCTATTACAACTGGACGGGGGAGGAGGACATCTATGGGTATCGGGGGATGGCGGAGCGGGCGCCCTTCCTGGCCCTGACCTTCTCCATCTCCCTTTTCTCCTTGGCGGGCATGCCCCTGTTTGCCGGGTTTGTCACCAAGTTCGTCCTCTTCCAGGCCATCGCCGAGGAGGGGATGGTATGGCTGGCGGCGGTGGCTGTCTTCGCCAGCTTCGTCTCCCTCTATTACTATCTGATGGTCATGCGGCAGATGTATGTGGTGGAGCCGGCCGAGGGAGGACGCTTTCGGGTGCCATGGCTGGAGTATGGGCTGGTAGCGGTGCTGGTGGTGGCCATCTTCGTAGTGGGGCTGGGGCCCCAGCCCCTGTTCAACGCTGCCCAGGAAGCTGTCTCGCTGGTATACCAGGGCGCGCCAGCGGCCCTGGCCGTGCGTCCTTAG
- a CDS encoding NADH-quinone oxidoreductase subunit A, translating to MAQDLWQQYAAVIVATVLGFLMVGLALLANHILAPRQATRPKGLTYECGMLPIGRGRFQIHFRYYLFAILFLVFDIEAVFLFPWALSFLDVGEMALYEMVLFILVLGFGLYYAWRKGVLQWR from the coding sequence GTGGCTCAAGATCTGTGGCAACAGTACGCAGCGGTCATCGTAGCCACCGTCCTGGGCTTCCTCATGGTGGGCCTGGCCCTATTAGCCAACCACATCCTTGCCCCCCGCCAGGCCACCCGCCCCAAAGGGCTCACCTACGAGTGCGGCATGCTCCCCATCGGGCGGGGGCGTTTCCAGATCCACTTCCGCTATTACCTATTTGCCATCCTGTTCCTGGTGTTCGACATCGAGGCCGTCTTCCTCTTCCCCTGGGCCCTGAGCTTTTTGGACGTAGGGGAGATGGCCCTTTACGAGATGGTCCTTTTCATCCTAGTGCTAGGCTTCGGCCTCTATTACGCTTGGCGCAAGGGCGTGCTGCAGTGGAGGTGA
- a CDS encoding NADH-quinone oxidoreductase subunit D produces the protein MALQQEHELETIDLHINVGPQHPATHGVFRMILTVDGEKVVDCDPVIGYMHRGAEKLSENCDYRQAIGYQDRTEYLAQFNAEWTYCLAVEKLMGLQVPERAEYIRVILGELNRVASHLMFMGAFGTDVGFFGTPFMYAFREREVIQDFFEAVTGERMMYNYFRPGGVAWDVPHDFEEQCRYVVQHVRRGVEELDALMTDNEVFLARCRGLSPVTPEEAINWGFSGPMLRACGVKHDLRRAEPYSIYDRFDFDIPTGTQGDVYDRYLVRMEEMHQSLRIVEQALRQMPKQGPVMAEGLKRTIRVPPGEVYSRTESPRGEYGVYLVSKGGDKPWRLKIRSAAFCNLSALKNLVVGNYVADAIIILGSIDIVLCEVDR, from the coding sequence ATGGCCTTGCAGCAGGAGCACGAGCTGGAGACCATCGACCTCCACATCAACGTGGGGCCCCAGCACCCTGCCACCCACGGCGTCTTCCGCATGATCCTAACTGTGGACGGGGAGAAGGTGGTGGACTGTGACCCCGTCATCGGCTACATGCACCGGGGGGCGGAGAAGCTCTCCGAGAACTGCGACTACCGCCAGGCCATCGGCTACCAGGATCGCACCGAGTACCTGGCCCAGTTCAACGCCGAGTGGACCTATTGCCTAGCGGTGGAGAAGCTCATGGGGCTGCAGGTGCCCGAGAGGGCGGAGTACATCCGCGTCATCCTGGGAGAGCTGAACCGGGTGGCCAGCCACCTCATGTTCATGGGGGCCTTCGGCACCGACGTGGGCTTCTTCGGCACCCCCTTCATGTACGCCTTCCGGGAGCGGGAGGTCATCCAGGACTTCTTCGAGGCCGTCACCGGCGAGCGCATGATGTACAACTACTTCCGTCCGGGGGGTGTGGCCTGGGACGTCCCCCATGACTTCGAGGAGCAGTGCCGCTACGTCGTCCAGCATGTGCGACGGGGGGTGGAGGAGCTAGACGCCCTCATGACCGACAACGAGGTCTTCCTTGCTCGTTGCCGCGGCCTCTCCCCCGTCACCCCAGAGGAGGCCATCAACTGGGGCTTCTCAGGCCCCATGCTGCGGGCCTGTGGTGTGAAGCACGACCTGCGGCGGGCCGAGCCCTACTCCATCTACGACCGCTTCGACTTCGACATCCCCACGGGAACCCAAGGCGACGTCTATGACCGCTACCTGGTGCGCATGGAAGAGATGCACCAGTCGCTGCGCATCGTGGAGCAGGCCTTACGCCAGATGCCCAAGCAAGGGCCCGTCATGGCCGAGGGGCTCAAGCGCACCATTCGCGTCCCACCCGGCGAGGTATACTCTCGCACCGAGTCCCCCCGTGGCGAGTACGGCGTCTACTTAGTGTCCAAAGGAGGGGACAAACCTTGGCGCCTCAAGATCCGCTCCGCCGCCTTCTGCAACCTCTCCGCCCTCAAGAACTTGGTGGTGGGCAACTACGTGGCCGATGCCATCATCATCCTCGGCTCCATAGACATCGTATTGTGTGAGGTGGACCGATGA
- a CDS encoding NADH-quinone oxidoreductase subunit M, translated as MEWVVFSLIAIPIGTCLILMALPSWWHPQVGRWQLRHEDLVRGVSLLSGTALFVLSLVVFIGYHFEDGGYRFELTLDWLRNVAFLGDRGISFHLGVDGITAPLLLLTGIVIFTGVFISWNIQYRARDYFVLLFLLVSGVFGVFSSLDLFWFFFWYEVAVLPMYFLIAIWGSSTDFGTFVRTKEYGALKLVLYLVAGSVLIFIGIFGVFVEAGVGTFDLPVLGSVTYGETFQKVFFPFFMLGFGVLGGLWPFHTWSPDGHVAAPTAVSMLHAGVLMKLGALGILKVGMFLLPEGAQFWSPVLMTLGVIGALYGAVSALAQTDLKYMVGYSSVSHMGYVMMGLASLHQIGINGAVLQMFAHGVMTALMFAMVGAIYDQAHVRDMTVFGGLARKMPRHTAYWAVAGLSSLGLPGLAGFVAEALIFIGVFRSGYHWAGALGILAAAITATYILRMLARAYFGPFNERWEHLKEMRIGEQFAGAVLVFFLALVGMWPFPFMERIASSVGRLPGGAP; from the coding sequence ATGGAGTGGGTGGTCTTCTCCCTAATAGCCATACCTATAGGGACGTGCTTGATCCTCATGGCCTTGCCCTCCTGGTGGCATCCCCAGGTGGGTCGGTGGCAGCTGAGGCATGAGGACCTGGTGCGGGGAGTCTCCCTCCTCTCCGGCACCGCCCTCTTCGTCCTCTCCCTGGTGGTGTTCATTGGCTACCACTTCGAGGACGGGGGGTACCGGTTCGAGCTGACGCTGGACTGGCTGCGCAATGTGGCCTTCTTGGGCGACCGGGGCATAAGCTTCCACCTGGGGGTGGACGGCATCACTGCCCCCCTGCTGCTGCTCACGGGCATCGTCATCTTCACCGGGGTCTTCATCTCCTGGAACATCCAGTACCGGGCGCGGGACTATTTTGTGCTGTTGTTCCTCCTCGTATCAGGGGTATTTGGCGTCTTCTCCTCCCTGGACTTGTTCTGGTTCTTCTTCTGGTATGAGGTGGCGGTGCTGCCCATGTACTTCCTCATCGCCATTTGGGGTTCCAGCACCGATTTCGGCACCTTCGTGCGCACCAAGGAATATGGGGCGCTGAAGCTGGTGCTCTACCTGGTGGCGGGGAGCGTCCTCATCTTCATTGGCATCTTCGGGGTGTTTGTGGAGGCAGGGGTGGGGACCTTCGACCTGCCCGTCCTGGGGTCGGTCACCTATGGCGAGACATTCCAGAAGGTGTTCTTCCCCTTCTTCATGCTGGGATTTGGGGTGCTGGGGGGCCTATGGCCCTTCCACACCTGGTCCCCCGATGGGCACGTGGCCGCCCCCACGGCGGTGAGCATGCTGCACGCTGGGGTGCTCATGAAGCTAGGGGCCCTGGGCATCCTTAAGGTGGGGATGTTCCTCCTGCCCGAAGGGGCCCAGTTCTGGTCGCCGGTCCTCATGACCCTGGGGGTTATCGGTGCCCTATATGGGGCGGTGTCTGCCCTGGCGCAGACGGACCTCAAGTACATGGTGGGGTACTCCAGCGTGAGCCACATGGGATACGTGATGATGGGGCTGGCAAGCCTCCACCAAATCGGCATCAACGGGGCCGTCCTGCAGATGTTCGCCCATGGGGTGATGACGGCCCTTATGTTCGCCATGGTGGGGGCCATCTACGACCAGGCCCATGTGCGGGACATGACCGTCTTCGGGGGCCTTGCGCGCAAGATGCCTAGGCACACGGCCTATTGGGCAGTCGCTGGCCTCTCATCGTTGGGGCTTCCGGGCTTGGCAGGGTTTGTGGCCGAGGCCCTCATCTTCATCGGGGTGTTCAGGTCTGGCTACCACTGGGCGGGGGCCCTAGGCATCCTGGCGGCGGCCATCACCGCCACCTACATACTGCGCATGTTGGCCCGCGCCTACTTCGGCCCCTTCAACGAGCGTTGGGAGCACCTGAAGGAGATGCGGATAGGCGAGCAGTTTGCGGGGGCGGTGTTGGTGTTCTTCCTGGCTCTGGTGGGGATGTGGCCCTTCCCCTTTATGGAACGTATCGCCTCCTCGGTGGGGAGGCTTCCCGGGGGCGCGCCATGA
- the nuoK gene encoding NADH-quinone oxidoreductase subunit NuoK, whose protein sequence is MIPIQHFLLLGALLFSLGVYGVLSRRNVVLILISVELMLQGVNINLVAFAVYLSPQEFRGLIFALFVITVAAAEVGLALAIALRLFRNRATANVDEVDTLRW, encoded by the coding sequence ATGATCCCCATCCAGCACTTCCTCCTCCTGGGGGCCCTCCTCTTCTCCCTAGGGGTGTATGGAGTCCTCTCGCGGCGCAATGTGGTCCTCATCCTCATCTCGGTGGAGCTGATGCTGCAGGGGGTCAACATCAACCTGGTGGCCTTCGCCGTCTACCTGTCGCCCCAGGAGTTCCGGGGCCTCATCTTTGCCCTGTTCGTCATCACGGTGGCGGCAGCGGAGGTGGGGCTGGCCCTGGCCATCGCCCTGCGCCTGTTCCGTAACCGGGCCACAGCCAACGTGGACGAGGTGGACACCCTGCGATGGTAG
- a CDS encoding NADH-quinone oxidoreductase subunit C, translated as MTEGAMPQDAGQAPVVERLRAILPQVPWEFVATPNDPAIVVRREDLPHLMQTLKEHPDLAFDYLRCLSGVDHIDQLEVVYHLRSFRHGHTLAVKVPVPLEDPHVPTMTHLWQAANWHERETHEMFGIVFDGHPDLRPLLLEEGLGYHPLRKSHPLAEIEEWQEDFLEREEALVAASAPPGARAEEDERAKKIALAQKKAEVMKRAREEARAKGLTGEEERKYVQEALRRFEAELGQEAPPKEAPSAKAAPADRAAKIALAQKKAEVIKRAREEARAKGLTGEEERKYVQEALRRLEQEGG; from the coding sequence ATGACCGAGGGTGCCATGCCCCAGGACGCGGGCCAGGCGCCGGTGGTGGAGCGCCTGCGGGCCATCCTCCCCCAGGTGCCATGGGAATTTGTCGCCACGCCCAATGACCCGGCCATCGTGGTGAGGCGAGAGGACCTCCCTCATCTCATGCAGACCCTCAAGGAACACCCCGACCTGGCCTTCGACTACCTGCGTTGCTTATCTGGGGTGGACCACATCGACCAGCTGGAAGTGGTGTACCATCTGCGTTCCTTCCGTCACGGCCACACCCTGGCCGTCAAGGTCCCCGTGCCCCTGGAAGACCCCCACGTCCCCACCATGACTCACCTCTGGCAGGCGGCCAACTGGCACGAGCGGGAGACGCACGAGATGTTCGGCATCGTCTTCGATGGCCACCCCGACCTGCGCCCCCTCCTGCTGGAGGAAGGGCTGGGCTACCACCCCCTGCGCAAGAGCCATCCCCTGGCCGAGATCGAGGAGTGGCAGGAGGACTTCCTAGAGCGGGAGGAGGCGCTGGTGGCCGCCTCTGCCCCGCCTGGGGCCCGCGCCGAGGAAGACGAGCGGGCCAAGAAGATAGCCCTGGCCCAGAAGAAGGCGGAGGTCATGAAACGGGCGCGGGAGGAGGCCAGGGCCAAGGGCCTCACCGGCGAGGAGGAGCGCAAGTACGTCCAGGAGGCCCTGCGTCGCTTCGAGGCGGAGCTGGGCCAGGAGGCCCCTCCCAAGGAGGCCCCCTCCGCCAAGGCTGCCCCTGCCGATAGGGCAGCCAAGATAGCCCTGGCCCAGAAGAAGGCGGAGGTCATCAAACGGGCGCGGGAGGAGGCCAGGGCCAAGGGCCTCACCGGCGAGGAGGAGCGCAAGTACGTCCAGGAGGCCCTGCGTCGCCTGGAGCAGGAAGGTGGATAG
- the nuoL gene encoding NADH-quinone oxidoreductase subunit L — translation MVGMEHAWVLPALPFGAFVVLLLVGRYLPRRGDFLAVGAMVAAAVLFSLMLADLVQALGEEGFQGVASGIDWLKFDTFQVRLGFFFDNLAAVMLAVVTYVGSLIFIYSTGYMQGDPRYGWFFAAMSLFAASMMTLVLADNLLLLYGAWEAVGFCSYLLIGFWHERRSAAEAAKKAFITTRIGDVGFLIGIVLLWREAGTFDLREIFRLASAGGYSSEYLTLAVLMLFAGAVGKSAQFPLHVWLPDAMEGPTPVSALIHAATMVVAGVYLVARTMPLFEAADPVALQVVTAIGLATVMLSATVALVVRDVKRVIAYSTINSLGLMMVALGSRSVTAAMFYLFVHGFFKALLFLSAGNVLHATDRGTVDELGGLRAKMPVTALAFGVGTLAMAGLFPLSGFWAKDEILVAAREGQGVAVSVVLWVSVALTALYMARLYILTFLGKPRDPHAYEHAHEAPPAMLAPVLLLALGAVVTGFWAFDQVGEALALPGGVGKFVYLHEPHPFEISVGEAAGSSALVVASLLVAGLVWSGEARPAQLMAQRLHPLYQLLWNKYYIDDLYQWIVNRIVLATGAMVAWFDRVVVNDTGVDGSAGLAALWGWIMRQVQTGKMPNYALAIAGGAVVIGAVVLVTRM, via the coding sequence ATGGTAGGCATGGAGCACGCCTGGGTCCTCCCTGCCCTCCCCTTTGGCGCCTTCGTCGTCCTGCTGCTGGTGGGGCGCTACTTGCCGCGGCGTGGCGACTTCCTAGCCGTGGGGGCCATGGTGGCGGCGGCTGTCCTCTTCTCCCTCATGCTGGCCGACCTGGTGCAGGCCCTAGGTGAAGAAGGGTTCCAAGGGGTGGCCTCAGGCATCGACTGGCTCAAGTTCGACACCTTCCAGGTGCGGCTGGGCTTTTTCTTCGACAACCTGGCGGCGGTGATGCTGGCGGTGGTCACCTATGTGGGTTCCCTCATCTTCATCTACTCCACGGGCTACATGCAGGGAGATCCGCGGTACGGGTGGTTCTTCGCCGCCATGAGCCTCTTCGCGGCCTCCATGATGACCCTGGTGCTGGCCGATAACCTGCTGCTCCTGTACGGCGCCTGGGAAGCGGTGGGGTTCTGCTCCTACCTCCTCATCGGCTTCTGGCACGAGAGGCGCTCGGCGGCGGAGGCGGCCAAGAAGGCCTTCATCACCACCCGCATCGGAGACGTGGGCTTCCTCATCGGCATCGTCCTCCTGTGGCGGGAGGCGGGGACCTTCGACCTACGGGAGATCTTCCGGCTGGCCAGCGCCGGCGGCTACTCGTCGGAATACCTGACGCTGGCGGTGCTGATGTTGTTTGCGGGGGCGGTGGGCAAATCGGCCCAGTTCCCTCTGCACGTTTGGTTGCCCGACGCCATGGAGGGCCCCACCCCCGTCTCGGCCCTCATTCATGCCGCCACCATGGTGGTGGCGGGGGTCTATCTGGTGGCCCGCACCATGCCCCTGTTCGAGGCGGCCGACCCAGTGGCCCTGCAGGTAGTGACGGCCATAGGCCTCGCTACAGTGATGCTCTCGGCCACCGTGGCTTTGGTGGTGCGGGATGTCAAGAGGGTCATCGCCTACTCCACCATCAACAGCCTGGGCCTGATGATGGTGGCCCTGGGCTCCCGCAGCGTGACGGCGGCCATGTTCTATCTCTTCGTCCACGGCTTCTTCAAGGCCCTCCTCTTCCTGTCGGCGGGCAACGTCCTGCACGCCACCGACCGCGGCACAGTGGACGAGCTGGGTGGGCTACGCGCCAAGATGCCCGTGACGGCCCTGGCCTTTGGGGTAGGGACCTTGGCCATGGCTGGCCTTTTCCCCTTATCGGGCTTCTGGGCCAAGGACGAGATCCTGGTGGCCGCCCGTGAGGGCCAGGGCGTGGCGGTGAGCGTCGTGCTCTGGGTCAGCGTGGCCCTGACCGCCCTTTACATGGCCAGGCTTTACATCCTCACCTTCCTGGGGAAGCCAAGGGATCCCCATGCCTATGAGCACGCCCATGAGGCGCCGCCAGCGATGCTAGCGCCCGTTCTGCTGCTGGCCCTGGGGGCGGTGGTGACGGGGTTCTGGGCCTTTGACCAGGTGGGGGAGGCGCTGGCCCTGCCGGGAGGGGTGGGCAAGTTTGTCTACCTCCACGAGCCACACCCCTTCGAGATATCAGTGGGGGAGGCGGCGGGCTCCTCAGCCCTAGTGGTGGCCTCCCTGCTGGTGGCTGGCCTGGTGTGGTCAGGGGAGGCGCGACCAGCCCAACTTATGGCCCAGCGGCTCCATCCCCTTTACCAGCTCCTTTGGAACAAATACTACATCGACGACCTATACCAATGGATCGTCAACCGTATCGTCTTGGCCACAGGGGCTATGGTGGCCTGGTTCGACCGGGTGGTGGTGAATGACACGGGGGTGGACGGTTCGGCGGGGCTCGCCGCCTTGTGGGGCTGGATCATGCGGCAGGTGCAGACAGGTAAGATGCCCAACTACGCCCTGGCCATCGCCGGTGGGGCTGTCGTAATAGGGGCGGTGGTCTTGGTGACGCGGATGTAG
- the nuoH gene encoding NADH-quinone oxidoreductase subunit NuoH produces MIGGNPWLDAFLRLLVVATGIPLAVIVLNYLERKVIGRVQNRLGPMRVGPYGTLQAIADTIKLLTKEDVRPATADRWVFELAPYVVVVPTVVALVALPVTDDLWVRNLGLALFFILAVSTLSIVGFLMAGWGSDNKYAILGAMRSAAQLISYEIPLVMAAVAVAMVAHADGGRGSLSLVEIVEGQGRVPYIAWQPLAFFIFTVAAVAELYRQPFDIPVAESEVVGGPLVEYSGMRWAMFMMAEYVNLVLLSVLASLVFLGGWNWPLGNEVGPALQVPLVLLKTFLFILFFFWVRAALPRLRIDQLMAYSWQVLLPLAFYQIVVNGLALVYGWPDPVLGLLSGGGMVVAAYLTYRAVRRPVRRPLAAAHRMGV; encoded by the coding sequence ATGATCGGCGGGAACCCGTGGCTAGACGCCTTCCTGCGGCTGCTGGTGGTGGCCACGGGCATACCCCTGGCGGTCATCGTCCTCAACTACCTGGAGCGGAAGGTCATCGGGCGGGTGCAGAACCGCCTTGGGCCCATGCGTGTGGGGCCCTACGGCACCCTCCAGGCCATAGCTGATACCATAAAGCTCCTGACTAAGGAGGACGTGCGGCCGGCCACCGCCGACCGATGGGTCTTTGAGCTGGCCCCCTATGTGGTGGTGGTGCCTACGGTGGTGGCCTTGGTGGCCCTGCCCGTCACCGATGACCTGTGGGTGCGCAACCTGGGGCTGGCCCTCTTCTTCATCCTGGCCGTCTCCACCCTCTCCATTGTGGGCTTCCTCATGGCGGGCTGGGGATCGGATAACAAGTATGCCATCCTGGGGGCCATGCGCTCGGCTGCCCAGCTCATAAGCTACGAGATCCCGTTGGTCATGGCGGCGGTGGCCGTGGCCATGGTGGCCCACGCCGATGGCGGGCGGGGCTCCCTCAGCCTGGTGGAGATAGTAGAGGGCCAAGGCCGTGTTCCCTACATCGCCTGGCAGCCCCTGGCCTTCTTCATCTTCACGGTGGCCGCCGTGGCCGAGCTGTACCGCCAACCGTTCGATATCCCCGTGGCGGAGTCGGAGGTGGTGGGGGGCCCCCTGGTGGAGTACTCGGGCATGCGGTGGGCCATGTTCATGATGGCCGAGTACGTCAACCTGGTCCTCCTCTCCGTCCTTGCCTCCCTGGTGTTCCTTGGCGGCTGGAACTGGCCCTTGGGCAATGAGGTGGGGCCCGCCCTGCAGGTACCCCTGGTGTTGCTGAAAACCTTCCTCTTCATCCTGTTCTTCTTCTGGGTGCGGGCCGCCCTGCCCAGGCTGCGCATCGACCAGCTGATGGCCTATTCCTGGCAGGTGCTCCTTCCCCTGGCCTTCTACCAGATCGTGGTCAACGGCTTGGCTTTGGTATACGGGTGGCCAGATCCCGTCCTGGGCCTCCTCTCGGGAGGAGGGATGGTGGTGGCCGCCTATCTCACTTACAGGGCCGTGCGGCGGCCAGTGCGCCGCCCCCTGGCAGCGGCCCACAGAATGGGGGTATGA
- a CDS encoding NADH-quinone oxidoreductase subunit J, producing the protein MSYEEGLFYLVAVVTGLGGLGVVLARNVVYAALFLIVALLGVAGLFLLLSAEFLALVQVLIYGAAVTILLLFVIMLTRVRDAPTTPVAPQQSLGLAVAASLFGLLATAILLTDWGALGATEEITLVPVRELGKVLFQRWSVPFEVASLVLLVALLGAIVLARPEEEE; encoded by the coding sequence ATGAGCTACGAGGAAGGGCTCTTTTACTTAGTGGCGGTGGTGACAGGCCTCGGAGGCCTGGGGGTGGTGTTGGCCCGCAACGTGGTCTATGCCGCCCTCTTTCTTATCGTGGCCCTCCTGGGGGTGGCTGGCCTCTTCCTCCTGTTATCGGCCGAGTTCCTGGCCCTGGTGCAGGTCCTCATCTATGGGGCAGCGGTGACCATCCTCCTGCTCTTCGTCATCATGTTGACACGGGTCCGGGATGCGCCCACGACGCCAGTGGCCCCGCAGCAGTCGTTAGGTTTGGCGGTGGCCGCTTCCCTATTCGGCCTGCTGGCCACGGCCATCCTCCTCACCGACTGGGGGGCGCTAGGGGCCACCGAGGAGATCACCCTGGTGCCGGTGCGCGAGCTAGGGAAGGTGCTGTTTCAGCGTTGGTCGGTGCCCTTTGAGGTGGCTTCCCTGGTGCTGTTGGTGGCCTTGCTAGGGGCCATCGTCCTGGCCCGGCCGGAGGAGGAGGAATGA
- a CDS encoding 4Fe-4S binding protein, with amino-acid sequence MLGVIRSLMTAMAAAARRPVTVQYPTQKKELPQRARGFPVLLWDFQNDEPFCTGCQVCARYCPTDCMTVTMKDNPKYAEGKSPRKKIVDRFYIDYGRCMRCNICVEVCNFDAIVMDNTWRSVEMSRYDRQDLVMDLEALLAASKSGRLKNPFRTPMGMAHSGWRPKEEREKEAVAASEEG; translated from the coding sequence ATGCTCGGCGTCATAAGGTCCCTCATGACAGCCATGGCTGCGGCCGCCAGGCGGCCAGTCACCGTGCAGTACCCCACCCAGAAGAAGGAGCTGCCCCAGAGGGCCCGCGGTTTTCCTGTGCTCCTGTGGGACTTCCAGAATGACGAACCCTTCTGCACCGGCTGCCAGGTCTGTGCCCGCTACTGCCCCACCGACTGTATGACGGTGACCATGAAGGACAACCCCAAGTACGCCGAGGGCAAAAGCCCGCGCAAGAAGATCGTGGATCGCTTCTACATCGACTATGGGCGGTGCATGCGGTGCAACATCTGCGTGGAAGTGTGCAACTTCGACGCCATCGTCATGGACAACACCTGGCGCAGCGTGGAGATGTCCCGCTACGACCGGCAAGACCTGGTGATGGACCTGGAGGCCCTCTTGGCGGCTTCCAAATCGGGGCGCCTTAAGAACCCCTTCCGCACCCCCATGGGCATGGCCCACAGCGGCTGGCGGCCCAAGGAGGAGCGGGAGAAGGAAGCGGTGGCCGCCAGCGAGGAGGGGTAG